The Candidatus Polarisedimenticolia bacterium genome window below encodes:
- a CDS encoding dienelactone hydrolase family protein — protein MTSRSVGRVIRVLIALSLVALAAGCEKETHRAARRTFQEILAADLKDDDRAAALEAFVRDFPEHKTNPYLARACGLLADHHARAGRADIAASWYERAIRAVPDDPDLLNALGYHYAQNGMNLDRAVTVLEQAVRLAESRQYPPRRQGFIKDSLGWAYRMRGDLPLSVALLEEAARLAPGVPIIREHLAGAYHALGERDKAVSVYLELYVEGRATRADLGAAIRSLGREGGPAYARQVERHLAEGLRGIMEADRRAARAVGADLVTLVSADGLRLAASLFRPRTDERRPVGGVLLLHPLGSSRAACTSQASALVARGLMVLSLDLRGHGASVSETVPDSHAFSARLDSNLDASDQDAQAALAFLAHQPRVDPSRIGVVGGGLGALVAARTVRAEGAPDRTGVVSVPGPRALVLRSPWGRADAYRRLLAGFDPRFVLLVAGAEEGGALATVRALAGADGSYGPRSLVVEGPGGHYDFDESNPDIDGSVADFLVERLLPGGQEPVRIPGQAPRSTREAGGSAERREGPSASAPGPSPPGPPGRRNGRGSRDSPSALRRGTRRGPPGCAGGPG, from the coding sequence GTGACTTCCCGGTCCGTCGGCCGGGTGATACGGGTCCTCATCGCGCTCTCCCTAGTCGCTCTTGCGGCGGGCTGCGAAAAGGAGACCCACCGGGCGGCGCGCAGGACGTTCCAGGAGATCCTGGCGGCGGACCTGAAGGACGACGATCGGGCGGCCGCGCTCGAAGCGTTCGTGCGGGACTTTCCGGAGCACAAGACGAATCCGTACCTGGCGCGCGCCTGCGGCCTGCTGGCCGATCACCACGCCCGCGCCGGCCGCGCCGATATCGCGGCGTCGTGGTACGAACGGGCGATCCGGGCCGTGCCCGACGACCCCGACCTGCTCAATGCCCTCGGATACCACTATGCCCAGAACGGAATGAACCTGGACCGGGCGGTGACCGTCCTGGAGCAGGCCGTCCGCCTCGCCGAGTCGCGCCAGTACCCACCCCGAAGGCAGGGTTTCATCAAGGACTCCCTGGGGTGGGCGTACCGCATGCGGGGAGACCTGCCGCTCTCGGTCGCCCTGCTCGAGGAGGCGGCGCGTCTCGCCCCGGGCGTGCCGATCATCCGGGAACACCTGGCCGGGGCCTACCACGCCCTCGGAGAGCGCGACAAGGCGGTGTCGGTCTACCTCGAGCTCTACGTGGAGGGGCGCGCCACCCGCGCCGATCTGGGCGCCGCCATCCGGAGCCTCGGACGCGAAGGCGGGCCGGCTTACGCGCGCCAGGTGGAACGCCACCTCGCGGAAGGCCTGCGCGGCATCATGGAGGCCGATCGGCGTGCAGCCCGGGCGGTCGGGGCGGACCTGGTCACGCTCGTCTCCGCCGATGGTCTGAGGCTCGCCGCATCGCTCTTCCGTCCCCGCACCGATGAGCGGCGCCCGGTCGGTGGCGTCCTCCTGCTCCACCCCCTCGGCTCCAGCCGCGCGGCGTGCACCTCCCAGGCATCCGCCCTGGTCGCCCGCGGCCTGATGGTGCTCAGCCTCGATCTGCGAGGTCATGGGGCCAGCGTCAGCGAGACCGTCCCGGATTCGCACGCCTTCAGCGCCCGGCTGGATTCCAATCTCGACGCCTCCGATCAGGACGCCCAGGCCGCCCTGGCGTTCCTGGCACATCAGCCGCGGGTCGACCCGTCCCGAATCGGCGTGGTTGGAGGAGGTCTGGGAGCGCTCGTGGCGGCGCGGACCGTTCGTGCCGAAGGGGCGCCGGACCGGACCGGTGTCGTCTCCGTTCCAGGTCCGCGGGCGCTCGTCCTTCGGTCCCCCTGGGGACGCGCCGACGCGTACCGGCGCCTGCTGGCCGGGTTCGATCCGCGCTTCGTCCTGCTGGTCGCGGGTGCCGAGGAAGGGGGCGCGCTGGCGACGGTCCGGGCGCTCGCCGGCGCCGACGGATCCTACGGGCCGAGGAGCCTCGTCGTCGAAGGCCCCGGGGGGCACTACGATTTTGACGAGTCCAATCCCGACATCGACGGTTCCGTGGCCGACTTCCTGGTCGAGCGCCTCCTGCCCGGGGGCCAGGAGCCCGTCCGAATACCCGGACAGGCTCCTAGATCGACTCGAGAAGCCGGTGGCTCGGCGGAGCGTCGAGAAGGGCCGAGCGCTTCTGCGCCAGGGCCTTCCCCTCCCGGTCCTCCTGGGAGGAGAAACGGTCGCGGTAGTCGCGATTCACCCAGCGCACTTCGGCGTGGTACTCGGCGGGGTCCTCCAGGCTGCGCAGGAGGACCTGGTTGA
- a CDS encoding ATP-binding protein, whose translation MTAALLLVLEGLILLILGLDLSLGFLLLSSPVRIALAVGAAGALGLLVTLGRRIPRTPRPALLVLAASGLVLAVLGAMEARAVRLLKERWETGASERLEARARILEEDFRQFLGDLVRPIDPADVPVGDRRAAFTALLEAQRRSRLPAERLGFSIYGADGTLIAWQGNSAGPPRDVLSIPCPGPSYGTGGDAATRRLYAVLCSAAGVRWVVEFALDSPPAAGSRDAATTGFAFLPHWHEAGPAVVRLREDRGAQDDLTLLFERQGDRYWGRRGNEGGTTLAFPLRAPSGERLALVTLRDRLVSQEIEETRRHFRIFGGLVLAAAILLAWLLPLQSGGIRPRTARALMASAAVWTTRWALLILSEPSGAAPHAVYEIPDASSSILLSLVRSPADLLLTAVACCAQAFILQLALESLGRRVPARRPRLVRAAAGTAAILVFASVVHTLHLFLDRLVLDVRLDFSRVVPGELASPRLAIQAALFLFALAAGLLFRALVDVALRHGTTADDWRWLRWLRGAGSSGVPRALRAAAAILALTLGYASLLHHSYDRLRRETFEDELRPLVLEQKAMRRRALRASMSLARDPDFAALAALAAEAKTGSGAAYRLWLATPIADQGLASSVRIFDADGRASGGFAVDFAPTLDVPFEEAVAAARGDLVSVPPRPGTAVRKPVIFGSRWVGGTRHPLLVVLTVSDDYGNLPILGDRTVGAGLFRAGIRPRGNPELLRSDPLMAVFSKDMVRLYESGGEIPPPSPSARAALDRIGQAWATDQLRGGEALILYVRGPQEVFALAYLHPSRTALLASYLRLFLLNAALAILAAGLARVIRRTASLRMPRLPTVATYSGRLVALFLLAGLLPLLTLAFLTARSTTLGIDRDITTSGLASLQVARRVAEDYFTVTRPEEAGSLDDDVVYWLSRVVRQDINIYVGAELLSTSSRELYSSGLLSQRLNGESYRAIYLEGEPFWLAEDRTVGLDYLTLSAPMRIDRQGTMGLISIPLLEHRHAAARKEEDVRDAVLIVTCFAVLVLALVGHVLGVRASRPITLLVGAARRVAGGDLDVRVDATASDETALLVEAFNRMADSLRQQRQDLRRHADYIEKILKSATTGVVSIDGSGTIITINPAAQALLAGGAAGPVPGDDLTRHLAGESTLAPLLPSLHRSLAGRVEREVEVALAARRGAARASAPADGPRRVRAVFIPFAPEENRPPGLIVLLEDVTEIVRSGRLAAWAEMARRVAHEIKNPLTPILLSVEHVRRVFKARDARFERVLEECLDNIRRQVEVLRQIAFEFSTYARLPHLKQEPAHVGALIDEALGPYAAAAPAGIQIRREVPESLPAVLVDRPIMIRALVNLIENALQAMPEGGALAVSAHAADGPSGEARVAIEVRDTGCGIAEALLPRLFEPYFSTKSGGTGLGLGLARRAVEEHGGTLELQSREGQGTVVTLALPAAPAGAATGAAS comes from the coding sequence GTGACCGCCGCCCTCCTGCTGGTCCTCGAAGGGCTCATCCTCCTCATCCTCGGTCTCGACCTGTCGCTCGGGTTTCTCCTCCTCTCGTCCCCGGTCCGGATCGCGCTGGCGGTGGGCGCTGCGGGCGCCCTCGGCCTGCTGGTGACCCTGGGGCGCCGCATCCCCCGAACCCCTCGACCGGCGCTCCTGGTCCTGGCCGCTTCGGGGCTCGTGCTGGCCGTGCTGGGTGCCATGGAGGCTCGCGCCGTCCGCCTCCTCAAGGAACGCTGGGAAACCGGTGCGAGCGAGCGCCTGGAGGCGCGCGCACGGATTCTCGAGGAGGACTTCCGGCAGTTCCTGGGCGACCTCGTCCGCCCCATCGACCCCGCCGACGTTCCCGTCGGAGATCGTCGCGCCGCCTTCACCGCCCTGCTCGAGGCGCAACGGCGCAGCCGCCTTCCTGCGGAGCGGCTCGGCTTCTCGATCTACGGCGCGGACGGCACGCTCATCGCCTGGCAGGGGAACAGCGCCGGACCGCCCCGGGATGTCCTGTCGATCCCCTGCCCCGGACCTTCGTACGGAACAGGGGGGGACGCGGCGACGCGGCGCCTCTATGCCGTCCTCTGCTCCGCGGCGGGCGTGCGCTGGGTCGTGGAATTCGCCCTCGATTCGCCACCCGCAGCCGGCTCGCGCGACGCCGCCACCACGGGATTCGCCTTTCTGCCGCACTGGCACGAGGCCGGTCCCGCCGTCGTGCGCCTGCGCGAGGACCGCGGGGCACAGGACGACCTGACGCTTCTGTTCGAACGCCAGGGCGACCGCTACTGGGGACGCCGCGGGAACGAGGGTGGAACGACCCTGGCGTTTCCCCTGCGCGCGCCGTCCGGCGAGCGCCTGGCGCTCGTCACTCTGCGCGACCGCCTGGTGTCCCAGGAGATTGAAGAGACCCGCCGCCACTTCCGCATCTTTGGCGGACTGGTGCTCGCGGCCGCGATCCTTCTCGCCTGGCTCCTGCCGCTGCAGAGCGGCGGAATCCGCCCGCGGACCGCTCGCGCCCTGATGGCCAGCGCCGCCGTCTGGACGACGCGCTGGGCCCTCCTGATCCTCAGCGAGCCGTCCGGCGCGGCGCCTCACGCGGTCTATGAGATCCCGGACGCCTCGTCCTCGATCCTCCTGTCTCTTGTGCGCTCGCCCGCCGACCTCCTCTTGACGGCCGTGGCCTGCTGCGCCCAGGCGTTCATCCTGCAGCTCGCTCTGGAGAGCCTCGGGCGCCGCGTTCCGGCGCGCCGGCCGCGGCTGGTTCGCGCCGCCGCGGGGACCGCGGCGATCCTCGTGTTCGCGAGCGTCGTCCACACGCTGCACCTGTTTCTCGATCGGCTGGTCCTCGACGTCCGGCTCGATTTCAGCCGGGTCGTTCCCGGCGAGCTCGCCTCCCCCAGGCTGGCGATCCAGGCGGCGCTTTTTCTCTTCGCCCTCGCCGCCGGCCTCCTGTTTCGCGCCCTGGTGGACGTCGCGCTCCGCCACGGCACGACCGCCGACGATTGGCGCTGGCTCCGCTGGCTTCGAGGCGCCGGCTCCTCAGGCGTCCCCCGGGCCCTGCGCGCCGCGGCCGCGATCCTGGCGTTGACTCTGGGATACGCCTCGCTGCTCCATCACTCCTACGATCGCCTGCGGCGCGAGACGTTCGAGGACGAGCTGCGCCCCCTCGTCCTGGAGCAGAAGGCGATGCGCCGGCGCGCGTTGCGGGCCTCGATGTCCCTGGCCCGCGATCCCGATTTTGCTGCGCTGGCGGCCCTGGCGGCCGAGGCGAAGACCGGCTCGGGGGCGGCCTATCGCCTCTGGCTGGCCACGCCGATCGCCGATCAGGGGCTCGCGTCCTCGGTGCGAATCTTCGATGCCGACGGACGTGCGAGCGGCGGCTTCGCCGTCGACTTCGCGCCCACGCTGGACGTCCCGTTCGAGGAGGCGGTTGCGGCCGCCCGAGGAGACCTCGTTTCGGTCCCCCCACGACCGGGGACGGCGGTGCGCAAGCCCGTGATCTTCGGATCGCGCTGGGTCGGCGGCACCCGGCACCCGTTGCTGGTCGTCCTCACCGTGTCGGACGATTACGGCAACCTGCCGATTCTTGGCGACCGGACGGTGGGAGCGGGGCTGTTCCGCGCCGGCATCCGACCACGCGGAAACCCGGAGCTCCTGCGCTCCGATCCTCTCATGGCCGTCTTCTCGAAGGACATGGTGCGCCTCTACGAGTCGGGAGGGGAGATTCCTCCTCCATCGCCCTCGGCGCGCGCGGCCCTCGATCGAATCGGACAAGCCTGGGCCACGGACCAGCTCCGTGGGGGCGAGGCCCTGATCCTCTACGTCAGGGGGCCCCAGGAAGTCTTCGCGCTCGCGTACCTTCACCCGAGCCGCACCGCTCTGCTCGCCTCGTACCTGCGCCTTTTCCTGCTCAACGCCGCCCTGGCGATTCTCGCCGCGGGACTGGCGCGCGTGATACGACGCACGGCATCGCTGCGGATGCCGCGGCTTCCCACCGTGGCCACTTATTCCGGGCGGCTGGTGGCCCTGTTCCTGCTGGCGGGACTCCTGCCCCTCCTGACCCTGGCCTTTCTCACGGCCCGCTCGACGACCCTGGGCATCGACCGCGACATCACCACGTCGGGGCTGGCATCGCTTCAAGTCGCACGGCGCGTCGCCGAGGACTATTTCACCGTCACCCGGCCCGAGGAGGCCGGCTCCCTGGACGACGACGTGGTCTACTGGCTGAGCCGCGTCGTGCGCCAGGACATCAACATCTACGTCGGGGCCGAGCTCCTCTCCACCAGCTCGCGCGAGCTGTACAGCTCGGGGCTTCTCAGCCAGCGGCTGAACGGCGAGTCCTACCGGGCGATCTACCTGGAGGGGGAGCCGTTCTGGCTGGCGGAGGACCGCACCGTGGGCCTGGACTACCTCACGCTCAGCGCGCCGATGCGCATCGATCGACAGGGCACGATGGGGCTGATCTCGATTCCCCTCCTCGAGCACCGGCACGCCGCAGCCCGGAAGGAAGAGGACGTGCGCGACGCGGTCCTCATCGTCACCTGCTTCGCCGTGCTCGTGCTGGCGCTCGTGGGGCACGTCCTGGGAGTCCGTGCGTCCCGCCCGATCACGCTCCTGGTAGGCGCCGCGCGGCGCGTGGCGGGCGGGGATCTCGACGTGCGTGTCGACGCGACGGCCAGCGACGAGACCGCCCTTCTGGTCGAGGCCTTCAACCGCATGGCCGACTCGCTGCGGCAGCAACGCCAGGACCTCAGGCGGCACGCCGACTACATCGAGAAAATCCTCAAGAGCGCCACCACGGGAGTCGTGTCGATCGACGGGTCGGGCACGATCATCACCATCAATCCGGCGGCTCAGGCGCTCCTGGCCGGCGGCGCGGCCGGCCCGGTCCCGGGCGACGACCTGACCCGGCACCTTGCGGGGGAATCCACCCTGGCGCCCCTGCTGCCTTCCCTGCACCGCTCGCTGGCCGGACGGGTCGAGCGCGAAGTGGAGGTGGCGCTCGCCGCGCGCCGGGGTGCAGCGCGGGCGAGCGCGCCCGCGGACGGGCCGCGCCGCGTGCGCGCGGTGTTCATCCCGTTCGCTCCGGAGGAGAACCGTCCGCCGGGCCTGATTGTGCTCCTGGAGGACGTGACCGAGATCGTCCGCTCCGGACGGCTGGCCGCCTGGGCGGAGATGGCGAGGCGCGTGGCGCACGAGATCAAGAACCCTCTCACCCCCATCCTGCTCTCGGTCGAGCACGTGCGCCGCGTCTTCAAGGCGAGGGATGCCCGATTCGAGCGGGTCCTGGAGGAGTGCCTCGACAACATCCGCAGGCAGGTCGAGGTCCTGCGGCAGATCGCCTTCGAGTTCTCGACCTACGCCCGCCTGCCCCACCTGAAGCAGGAGCCGGCGCACGTGGGGGCCCTGATCGACGAGGCGCTCGGACCCTACGCTGCGGCCGCGCCCGCCGGGATCCAGATTCGGCGGGAGGTCCCCGAAAGCCTGCCGGCCGTCCTGGTCGATCGTCCCATCATGATCCGGGCGCTGGTGAACCTGATCGAGAACGCTCTTCAGGCGATGCCTGAGGGAGGCGCACTGGCCGTCTCGGCCCATGCCGCCGACGGCCCCTCCGGAGAGGCGCGCGTGGCAATCGAGGTGCGCGACACCGGGTGCGGCATCGCCGAGGCCCTCCTGCCACGGCTGTTCGAGCCGTACTTCTCCACCAAGAGCGGCGGCACCGGTCTCGGGCTGGGCCTCGCCCGCCGGGCGGTCGAGGAGCACGGCGGCACGCTCGAGCTCCAATCCCGCGAAGGCCAGGGAACGGTCGTGACCCTCGCTTTGCCGGCGGCTCCGGCCGGGGCGGCCACGGGAGCGGCGTCGTGA